The sequence tttgagtcggtctctgcgctttttgacagctagttttgataggcatgataggaatttttttctgtttatggcgcaggaacagtaaggttggcaaggacccgccccagccgacaatgactagccactgtgcaccaacacatcatgccgaccgccttccttacggCTTCCACtgaaaatgcgtatccataacagatggcgcccaacgtggcgcctgaggcgctggtcgcgagggtcaacctgtgaagttgaccatcccaccagtccgagtgagcagccacagaagctgccacctacattgcggtgggatggttggacggatcaggttgtccgggctggtcatcgggggcagtggccgaaggggtCACGCGACTTAACGTCTGTTATcgggatttttgtattcacccgatgaggcagtgctgcacgcacttaagttttttttgtagattttggggtttttattttcccggaatgttgtccgttagtcggcattggaaaaatatttgtccgctaactgggtttttttttgttttgtcaatttttttttttgttttttttccgcCGAATTTTGTGTTGTTAGGGTgagtgcgtgtgtgtatgtggtgaaagaaccccagctcatcccacgtcccaggtggtaaggtagaataccacctggactgtgaagggttgagctgggattcagattggcactccttcctgtcccaccagactgggggagcggttccgaaaccgctccacccattgcggcggaggcaggaggggtgtccagcgagaatggacgggaggccttatcaagcccctggagactgcccctgcgttgcggctgggcgtgttgagaccaacccgtgtgtgcctggagtgaccctagtggccccaaccagtcttggaggggggccttaagaccccctcgcactggaaggagtggaaaatctcatttgacggcactgggagcgtagccgatttccttttcaaactgaacaccttgtgtgagcgcacacaatgccctgacgaacaaataatggctagtttccacctgtttctttccgggcgggccgaagaatggtactggcttttcactaaacaaaacccaaacgcgacctatgcctttttgtgctactcattgaaaagagagtttggcgctttgaaaactgaccacgagatcatgatggagatctccatgcggaagcagaaagcaagtgagtgttatgacgtgtttcacacggacataatctccttgaacgcgcgcttaagagagccaatgtcggagcttctactgattgacataataaaaaggaacgtcaacagtagccttaagctggagacattggtgctttatcggtaaccgtatcagtaaccttttaacagctgattcgaccaatcttatgagaatcaatgcaatcgattattggtgccgctaaggtcgtaaccgtatcgtattgggttttggtttaccgtcgtaacgataaacagctgattacgttagggatacggatacagcgatacgacatacggcaccaatgactccggctttaagctaatgctttttaatgcggacgtaacgacccttcatgatctacgcgatgtagcacgcagaggtgaacaagtgctgaaagaaagcaagctgctgggagccacttacccaggtcggcatgtaagcgaagcacgcgtgacaaccccggacatgaggatagaAGACGAAGACGGCgagatggatccgcagatagaggcgctggaatatcgacgcagcaggcgaccggactattccggaatccaatgctggaattgccaggcaatgggccactcatacatatattgcgaggaacccattaggaatccatTTTGCTTTAGAtgcgggtataagggtgtatttaccccgaaatgccctagggaccatcgcagacagggaaaccagtacccgagcgagaaggtgggggaacctcgttcggcttcatagctcccacaccagccagtgctcgaggcgtcgtcccgtgcaccgaaacagagggcgaatctctgcacGGAGATGGTGAGCTTTCGAGgggcagtagtaccctggcgaaaAAACCCGCGAATGTATTAATAAcctaccctgacagtacggacaattcggatagttctgaagccgagagtcaaacgtcttcctccgcgatgggcgagccgattAAAATTCTGCGATGccggcatagggatgtcgcttgccaaacgcaactttcaccaaacctagaagaaagggaacataggtatgaacaaataagacataccatttttgaacactacccggtatcggataatattttgaagtgtaggaagagatacataccacaggagagtacaggagcgtagactgctgcaagccaccacgttaacgcttacagaggacgaaaggcctttagtaaaggctaaaattaaagatagttttcttgtagggttgttggactcgggagcaaacgtctccatcttagggaaaaatggagaaGAATTCCTAGAAGATaatggcttcgaatatcagcccttacacgcgttcgtatatacagcaggcggcaacaagcaaaaattttaggctcagtatccctaccagtcaccttcaaaaatatcacaaaggttattcgtttttcccttgttccctcattgctccaagaagcatacttcggggtagatttttggagagcatttgcgttagctcccgaaatattcccaagcgtagagtgtttagagattAGGCTTGAAacggaagaggaacttaacctccatgaattgtcaccagaccggaaattagaattacaaaaggtcatcgagacgtttccttcatacgagaaattaggcctagggcaaaccaaattagtggagcatcacatcgacaccggtgatgctgtacctataaaaagcaaacatttccctctttcgccagcgaggcaagccgaagcttatagagaactagacaggttactcgaattaggagttatagaagaatccaactccccgtggtgtagtcctgtagtactggtccggaaaccaggtaaagttaggccgtgcatagattcgaggaaggtcaacgcggtgactaagaaggactcataccccctgcctcatatgaacggcttattgagcagactgaaagatacgcattttattagtggcattgatctgaaggacgcgttcttccagatcaaattgacagagtcctctaaggaaaaaacagcattcgcagttccggggaggcctctgtaccacttcaaagtaatgccatttggtctgtgcaatggaccgcagactatgagtaggctgatggacaaggcaatcccttcgcgtctgcgagagaacgtctttgtctacctgaacgatctgatggtatgtagcactaattttgaggatcacctgaaattgctagcggaagtggcccaatgtttgagagacgcagggctgaccataaacgtggaaaaaagtaaattttgtcagaaggaaatacgctacttaggatacttgataggcagcgggtgtctgaaagtggatccgggaaaagtagaagcaatgcaaatcttcccgatccctaaatcccctcggcaagtgcgtaggtttgtgggcatggcgaattggtacagggcgtttattacaaattttgctgacttggcaggtcccttgaccgactgtctacgtaagtcagcaggcccgttcaagcttacctctgaagctatagaggccttcgaaaagttaaaagtagctttgagttccgcctctgttttggcccaaccagacttttcaagggaattcgtaatacaacgcgacgcttccaaaataggtgttggcggagtgttgttccaggtcgatgatgagggcgctgagcatccaatcgcattcgtgtcgaaaaagctgaataatgctcaacgcaattatacagtaaccgagctggaatgtcttgcagccataatcagcgtgaagcgtttccgaccctatgtcgaaggattaccttttcggattattacggaccactccagtctctagtggttgatgacacaaaaagacttgagcgggaggttggcgagatggtcactcttactgcaaagatacgactttagaatggaacatcgtaagggcaccctgaatgtagtaccagacgcgctgtcgcgttttgatgccgatgagttgtctttcactaccacacccggagaaatagatttagtctctcccgaatttagcagcaacgaatatttagacttaattcggaccgtcaccgaaaacgaggaatcacttccggatttacgagtggtggacggtgtaattttcaaaagagttaagtttcgtaaggggatggaaggggaagaagactcgctgtggcgtttatggttgccaaaagggttgactgaggaagcagtgagattagcacatgacgctaaccggagttaccatggcggatgacagaaaaccttagaacgtgttaggcagaagtacttctggccgcagcaggctaaggacgtcagggactacgtccagcgttgtgacacctgcaaaacggtaaaacccaccaatcagcagtcgagaccacctatagggagtacctttgaatccgaaaggccatttcagcggttatattgcaactttctagggccgtatccgggatctaagcggcgaaatcaatttcttttcatagtactagaccatttttcaaaatacgtttggctaaagcccatgcagagagccaccactgttaacgttataaattacttcgcttcagaaatttttccagctgtaggggtccctgagtttattcacagtgacaatggtaaacagtttatctcgaaggaaatgaaccaattttttgcatattacggggtgacgcacgtgaggacggggttatattctccccaagcaaacgcatccgagcgcgttaatagagagattgtttcgaagattaggattttcctgaaagataaacctgaccataccgattgggataagcatatacccgagaagctttgagaagtgattttcatacggcgattcagtgttctccatactttgcattatatggccaaaatatggtccagcatgcctcaacgtacaacattttagggaaactcggcagccttcgggaagaccaggttacggtagtaagccgagctgacaagttgactaatattcgtgagcagatccgtagaaatttagatcaggccaaggataggggagtaaccacctataacaagcgctctagacaagtcaactataaggaaggtcaggaagtttttcggagaaactttgtCTTAAGTaatttcaaacagggcattaacgccaaattcctacccaaatacctgaagtgtcgcgtgcttcgaaaaataggcaatgcactgtatgagctcgaagacctaaacgggaaattgataggtcgctttcacgcttcggacattcgtccgcaatgaaccagaaaacgtttccttgccaaattacaatttgattttttttctatacctaccaattggactttttttgtctgggcgttttggcggtcggggacatctcgcccagtattctccccgagcactgacctcataggatgttcacacgcgtactcaccgaggaccgtgaacaccctggcagtccacgcttaggtcggactagcctttcggagtttggacgagttctccagatcaaaatgtctacactgtttgctttgcattcctgtgggagcgatgcccactagaaatcatctttcggagttttgacgagttctccataacaaatgtctaattgccgcaaagcccttttaaactaggaaacagaattaattcccaacctGACTTagtttttttgatggacctatgttgcccggctagcttcgtagtaggactttgagactcttatctcaggggtgagtcgtgccccacgttgcttgtcgtcgaagatccctggcagtagcttcccacagatgatccggtttcctgttcgcttcatcgtcaggtctccaaagcgaagcaggtttgttacggtctgctgctacggtctacggctacgatccacttgggagcgtgttcacgcgaacacacctagcgatgtggcgaaagtggcgataaaaaaatatcgaaaacaagaaaaagacagaccggccatcagtAGGAAAAAAAAGCGAGGGTTTCCGGCGGCATACACACgaagaaagataaaaaattttGGTAAGAAATAAAAATCGAGAAAAATCGCCGAGTTTCCGGCCAGATCGACACCAAAAAAGATGGTGGTGGTAAAACGTATTTACCTAGTGTGTTTATAAATGATCATTGGAACttacaacgtgaacattttcccagcaatgaaacaacgccagaattagatttgcatttaacctatcaaccattaggcatgttcaagtggcaattgtatgcagcgcagcaaatgtaaaaaattgggtggtaataaatcttaacctagtgaggacactaccaccggcgtaaaggccagcacgaagctttatcgccacctgggtcatttggtcacctcggaccacagcgccaaccgccaccaacggtgcctactattaccacgggcatcaccatcggtagtacctcccccaactccttcataagcgcaaccacgagcgcaacaaccatcagacgtaccgccacaccagttgcaacgcacgtagcggggccacgtacataggcttgcGGCCACTAATGGTAACAgcaacaacaggcggtaccaccgacccaaatactagccgcatctttattaggtgcgttcataccggcaataatactactagcgcatccttattGGCTACTTCCatcccggctataacaatactagcacaacccgtatcagctacgaccagacgggctacaataaaccagctacaatgacgaTCACAGGGCAGCGAGTATAGGCCTGCGggcattccaattgcgataacgaacatcagcggttaaagcggtgagttcgttccactactgaactaaaGTTATGTATTTTTAGCCTTAACCctatcttttaaaattatatttttgactccgcaacattatgtAATGTTAATGTACCACCATACTCAAATTTAGGGCTATCACCCTATTGTAGAATCAAAGCAAATGTGcatacgaatgcaatatgcacaatgaccggaggaaatgaaaagttaaaaagaaaagaagCAATTCTTATTGTACGTTCAAGTGTTGCATactgaaaagaaattttaaccaacacaaacaaagcatattttaatggtcataggtgtgcaatttatactgcctgtgaaacaaagaaagaggtgtttcaggtattaaaatttgctttgcgttgtggtagaattttactattacatttttttaattgatgccatcgtggcgaatatgattttggagtgagcaaaagtgttgatattgtttcggtaaggaataaagttttattggtaattcaagttcagttgcattatcagtaaaatgcattaactctatattgagagacgcaaataacaagtaatgcgggttagcttgcgttatcaaaacaaaactttttgttgtaCACATTTTTTGGTGACTGAGTCGGACTAAatccgaaacaataccaaccctgactgttacatgtaaaatagttaacgtttcaactgaacaagtaaaacaatttcattaatcgtactataagtttaaagggttcatgttttacctgaacaggtgaatgacttcggtaatttttccatcaatctaaaagcttacgttttacttgagtttgtgaaacaatattttttgaggggtaggatttaccccaagtttagtcctagttgcgtttataactaatttcttagtgcatagtacatattactgtcattatactatgtgtaataccgaaATGATGttcagttaaactcaaagtaagtttaatacaacaactattaattttgtaagggggccccaattatcagaagttgtatccaaactgtacagccctaagatagatttttaaaacaaaaaaaaaagagaaaagggcatttatccaaatttctgaaaaaaaaaagatttttttattacatatatagtatatttttattttattacatatatagcctttttgattgctataaatttaaaaaaaaaaaaaaaaaattatttataagcttaaatatattcaaaacccttgtagtaagaagtaagagaaaaaaaagagaaagctatgttagtagtaataatgaattttgaataaaagttgttaataatatgggaatgctggcgtcgccaatgatttagaaggcatagggtaaaccaggtaaggggccaccgaaatttaggtgcgtcggtggccatggtttttgagggtgggctaagcaccgggcgtcgcaacaacagccgcggcgcccctctatatattcggcactttttgtttattttccttttggttcttttattttattttcagcagttttttttgaattttgatttcagagtagtaaccggtcatgtccggttcggtaatttttttttcgtcagtttttttttttgaattttttgaatttagattttgaatgccaacggtctgtccgtgacatccggttcggccggatgttgttttattttgaatttcaagcgttttgagtcggtctctgcgctttttgacagctagttttgataggcatgataggaatttttttctgtttatggcacaggaacagtaaggttggcaaggacccgccccagccgacaatgactagccactgtgcaccaacacatcatgccgaccgccttccttgcTGCTTCCACTGAAAATGCGTAGCCATAACAACATGATCCAACGTTTGTTGAAGAATTGCTacaaatcatagaagaaaaaccgctaagtgatttggacacacaacgtcgtttaaaaggtgtgttatcggcggtatgaacttgtattgggtacatgagtttttatgtaaaaaatattcatcatatccaacatcaatacctcgcattcaattgtggacgctgtacgcactacattgggttcacgtaatatggacaagcatattgttgattccagtggtaaggtcacaatttcaaatgatggggcaacccttaagaaactattggatacaataataacacaacgtagcgtgctcaagtggtataagcttatctggaaaagatatttcgtaacgaaaaccctggaagattagcgcgccttgtctgctgtggttcaacaaaatataacttggatgtttgttgctctttttcaattttcctgaatacaaatgtctggattggaaaaatttcaagcaaataaagcttggcgtgcaaaagtcaagaaattacttgtcatgcaacggtaaatgcttataaatatatcattaaaattgtatgcttgtttatgatgagccattcgagtgagcatggagatggatgttttaaatactgtagagtaaattggcttactatataagaatttgaaaattttccaaatctttgactaaaaagtagctactagcttgtagaactttattactttacttttaaaaagataaatcactttagcatggtaatatatacctattattaaaaattaatacaaacaatatcttcaacatttttttctcgattcacgaacacatttagaaaggctacaacgcttgctaaagagccggtatcttgccaacgctttagcttggatttagaggaggatctacacactttgctagaagcacgcgcagctcctcgtgtagcgaatgtggatcaacacgaaagtaacgttgctgttagaactacaagaaatagatgaagaagcacaatcactgcaacgtctattgcatgacttatgcgtacaggagcagcatcaattggataatgaaactcctttaaaaagtattgatgtaacactcctagaagatattgaagcgccatctaaaatgtgggactccacaatagtgggcgataccactttacaaacttcacctttgaaaatggtgagacttctcagaccatctactatactagaagaaaattgcgaagatcagtctaatagttctttaggtggtgatgatgcatcatcacaCATAAGCTTTCAAAGCGCTCAAAAAGGTAGTGAAACTTCAGCGACAACAAGCTTTTATGAAACAGCACATGACACCACAGGCACAAGTGTACCCAGGAAAGTTTCACATTATACCCAAAGCGAGTCCTCCGAAGAATCGCATGAACTGGAAAAAAGTATAATATTGATAAACCTAGATAACACACTAGAGCCCCCTGCAAATGAGCATGCAACTGTGACTGAACTTATcaccaatgataataaaaatatgcatGGCAGTGAAAAACTATCTTTCAGCGCGTCCTTTGATGATTCTTTAGGAGTAATTGAGTTGTCGGATGATGAGTCAGATGAAACGGGcggaaatttaaacaaaagtgtcTTTATTAAAGAGGAGAAAGAACAACAACAGAAGGAAATTGCAATAGAGCCA is a genomic window of Eurosta solidaginis isolate ZX-2024a chromosome 4, ASM4086904v1, whole genome shotgun sequence containing:
- the LOC137250245 gene encoding uncharacterized protein yields the protein MWINTKVTLLLELQEIDEEAQSLQRLLHDLCVQEQHQLDNETPLKSIDVTLLEDIEAPSKMWDSTIVGDTTLQTSPLKMVRLLRPSTILEENCEDQSNSSLGGDDASSHISFQSAQKGSETSATTSFYETAHDTTGTSVPRKVSHYTQSESSEESHELEKSIILINLDNTLEPPANEHATVTELITNDNKNMHGSEKLSFSASFDDSLGVIELSDDESDETGGNLNKSVFIKEEKEQQQKEIAIEPIARNAESMLRNYHNKSYIDFEESFENDKENRSLFNESTEKSLHFNDTMEEVEYMMKKGIQYMQAAEPTTKLGNLSPTVNETQMVVKPLQERENTFTYSPKKAKSNCGSPAKKFIHISLKMLML